From the Lactuca sativa cultivar Salinas chromosome 9, Lsat_Salinas_v11, whole genome shotgun sequence genome, the window GAACATAGTATGGAGAGCAGTCCACAGTTGACTTGAAGTATCTGTGCATCGGGTAAGTTGAGCCAACACTTCTTCTGTCATAAAAGACAGAAGACCACCAATAATCGCTTGGTCTTGCACCATCCATGAGTTATACTCAGGATTGACTATTTCCCGTGCTTCAGCGCCAGCCCATGTGGTTACTTTGTCAGTGGGAGATTCAATTGAACCATCGAGATAGCCGAACAGCTGAACACCCTTAAGAATGGGCACCACCTGTGCTTTCCAAAGCAGAAAGTTCGATCGGTTAAGCTTACATGTGATAGTTGTGGCGATCTTAGAGGAATTGATGTTTGAAGCAGAAGTAGACATGGCGAGAACGGAAGGGGAAACCAGTGGCCAATGATGAAAGAAAGAGAGATAGAAACGAGAGCCCTAgaataagctctgataccaagttaAAATATGTATTTGCCATACAAAACTCGTAGGCTAttatctgatatatatatatatatatatatatatatatatatatatatatatatacacacacacacacacaaagataAGCTTAAACAAATAAACCTTATCTATACAACATTTGAATAATACGTTCCTATCTAATCTTCTCTTTACATCTCTTTCATATTTCTGGTGCATTTAATTTGTGTTGTGATTGAAAAACTTAAGTTCTAGCATAAAAATGACAAATAATCTGGTAATTAGCGTTTCAGATCACTTGAGATGACTAAAAGGTTCAACAAACTAATACttcggtcaacataaaaatgacaataaataaattaatagaaaTAGGCTTTACCTTTCCAACTACTCCGACATTGTGATCGGCTTTCTTCAAAGTTGCTTTGCAAGTGGATTTTTTGCAAGGAATGGATCCAAAAAGAAAATGTTAAATTAAATAGTAGCACCAACTATGGTATGGTATGGTATAGTCAAGATCATAGTTACCTAATTCGCCCCTAAGGCTGCGTACCTCGTACCGGTTCGCTGTGTACCGAATCGGGGTACGAAGGCGTACCAAATCGGTCTGGGAACGGGAGCAGAATCGGGATTGCAGTGTACCAAATCGATGCTTGGCAAAGGGCCGATCGATCTTCAATTCGCGTATGGTACGATGAATTTTGTGAATCGCTTCAATTGGGATGTCGATTGGGACGCCAAGTCAATGCCAACCTTTAATTTGGCGGGAATTAACGAAACGCTTGGAAAAAGTCGTAAGTCTCCTCGATCTCCAACCAAATCCTCTGTACCAAGATATCAAATTTATGGATATAAATATATTATGATACTCGATTTCTATTATCTCATCCAAAATCTGTTCCAATTTCTCTTCATCTCCAATTTGTCTTCTTCTCCAATTTCTCTACTGTTTCACCGATTGAGAAAAAATGGCGTTTGGAAGAAATGCCAATACTCCAGCAGACAGTGAAACACAAGGCAACACCCACATCAGTGAAACACAAGCAGATTACAATATTAATGTTGATGATGAAGTACAGCAAACACAACAAAGATCAACAATCCCTGAAGGAAAGGATGCAAGCAGACCACTTTTAGAAGAAGTTACATTCTGTGGTGCAGGAAACAGTAAAAATGCTAGAGGTTCTAAACAGTGGGTTTGTAACCATTGTAAAGGCAAGTTTACCAGCTCGTACACCCGAATCCATGTCCATTTTTTTGGACCTGCTGTAGGGAAAACCGCCGATATTAGAAGATGTCCTATCATGGTTAAAGATCAACGGAAAAGAGAAAGTCTTAGGAAGAAGGTTACAGAAGCAGAAAACAGTGGAGTTGCAAAGTGTTTGAAGAATTCCGTTCTCTCTAAAAATGCATCTTCAAGGAAACGCATTGAAGAATCATTTGGAATATTAGAGAGGAACGTGGTGGACTTGAAGATAGTTCGAGGATTATGTGCCAATGGAATCCCTTTCAATATTTTACGTAACCCGCAATTCCTTGAAATGATTAGCGCCATCAAGAATGCACCGGATGGATACAAACCCCCATCGTGTGAAAAAGCGAGAACTGTATTACTTGATGAATGTGTTAGGGACGTTGAGAAGGAGCTTACACCGATTAAGGACACGTGGATCACACAAAGAGTCTCAATAGTCTCAGATGGGTGGTCTAATGTGAAACATAATCCACTCATCAATGTCCTTACGGTTAATTCCCGTGGTGCAACATTCATGTACGCGGAAGACTTTTCGGGGGTTGAAAAATCGGGGGTAGAAATTTCAAAGTTTCTAGTTGGAGCCATCGATAATATTGGACCAAGTAATGTATTACAAGTTGTAACCGATAACGCGGCTAATTGCAAGGCTGCCGGGCGGGAGATCGAAAGGATACACAAACATATTTTTTGGTCCCCATGTTGCGTGCACACCTTAAATCTCATTTTTAAGGACTTGGCGAAGGAATTTTATTGGCTAGAGGAGACCTATAAGAGAGGCAAAGGTATTGTCAAGTATTTTATTAACCACACACATGCTTTATCATTTTTTAGGGAAAACTCAACTCTAGAGTTATTGAAGGTTGCAAAGACTCGTTTTGCCTCACACTACATAGTTTTGCATAGATTAATAGAGTGTAGGGAGGCTCTTTCTACAACCATTGTTCTTAATTCTTGGCGGGAATGGGTCAAGAATGGGGACGAAGCCACTCGAATAGTTGGGTCAAAAATCGTCGATACAGTCAAAGATGATCAGTTTTGGGACGATGTTGAAAATATATTGGCCATCACAAAACCAATATTTTTGTTACTAAAATTTTGTGATGGTGAAGGTCCCAAAATGGGAGAGATTTATGAAAGGATGGACAGCATGCTAGGTGAAATCAAGGATGTCATGAGGGAAAATAAATATGCAAGTTATTACCCTCAAGttgaaaaaattgttttggatAGGTGGGAGAAGATGACAATCCCCCTTCATTGTTTGGGATTTGCCTTAAATCCAAAATTCTATGATAAGCACTACCTAGAAAAATTGGCACCCGATGGCATGGCACGAAAAGCTCCCAACCAAGACAAAGAAATTGTACTTGGTGTTATGGAGGCGTTTGATAGAATCGCGGAGAGTGAAAAAGAAGCAAAAATTTTACAAGAACAATTCGTGAAATTTCATATGAAGAAAGGAATTTACTCTATGACCTCAACTCAAATCGATGCCGTAACCATGGACGGAATTGATTGGTGGGCAATTTATGGATCGGAGACTC encodes:
- the LOC111920429 gene encoding uncharacterized protein LOC111920429: MAFGRNANTPADSETQGNTHISETQADYNINVDDEVQQTQQRSTIPEGKDASRPLLEEVTFCGAGNSKNARGSKQWVCNHCKGKFTSSYTRIHVHFFGPAVGKTADIRRCPIMVKDQRKRESLRKKVTEAENSGVAKCLKNSVLSKNASSRKRIEESFGILERNVVDLKIVRGLCANGIPFNILRNPQFLEMISAIKNAPDGYKPPSCEKARTVLLDECVRDVEKELTPIKDTWITQRVSIVSDGWSNVKHNPLINVLTVNSRGATFMYAEDFSGVEKSGVEISKFLVGAIDNIGPSNVLQVVTDNAANCKAAGREIERIHKHIFWSPCCVHTLNLIFKDLAKEFYWLEETYKRGKGIVKYFINHTHALSFFRENSTLELLKVAKTRFASHYIVLHRLIECREALSTTIVLNSWREWVKNGDEATRIVGSKIVDTVKDDQFWDDVENILAITKPIFLLLKFCDGEGPKMGEIYERMDSMLGEIKDVMRENKYASYYPQVEKIVLDRWEKMTIPLHCLGFALNPKFYDKHYLEKLAPDGMARKAPNQDKEIVLGVMEAFDRIAEKRNLLYDLNSNRCRNHGRN